The Diceros bicornis minor isolate mBicDic1 chromosome 28, mDicBic1.mat.cur, whole genome shotgun sequence genomic sequence GGGGCTTCCCAAAGGGGGTTCCATTCTGAAGGGCTTTATGAGGGGGAGGGTTCCGTGGTGCAGTGGCTTTGAAGATGGCTGGGGTGAACAAAGTTAGAGATCTCTGATATTCTGCCTGGCTCTTCAGAACCTTCCATAAGTGAATGGGCACACGAATCTCGCTGTGGAGGGGAAATGGAATAGGTGGCACTGCCTGGGAAGCaggaggtggggaaactgaggcacagagaggagaggGTGGTCACGGCAGGCTGGGCCCCACTGCACAGGGAAAGGCGAGGAGGTGCCTCCCTTCCTCGGCAGATGGCCACCCCTCGGCCCGCTCTGGCCCTGGCCCTCTTCTCTCTGGCCGCTGCACAAGGGTCGGCCTGAGGCTTGTCCTGCTTTCATGGCCCCGGTACGTAAACTAagcctttattttattctttcctccTCAAGTTCAGCTTTGTTCTTGCCCCGGCGAGGCTTCtaagaaagcaacctaaaaccaGCCTTCGTCGGGATCTCACAGGCCGGGCCACAGGGCCGCAGCCTCACCTGCACAGGTGGCTTCAGGACACGGCGGCACAGTGCCAGTCGTCCTCGGTCCCCGGGGACCCAGGCAGGCTCGTCACCTTCCAGGGGAATCATGGTCCCTTCTCTGGGCAAGCGATCTGGCCCTCAGCCCTGGGGTGCAGGCCCCTGAAACTGGACGGGGGCCTAGGCAGGCTGGTGGCTGAGGgagaggccccccccccccccccgggccaTCGCCCTCTCCCCCAGGTCTCGGCAGGTGAGTCATCGCGTTGCAGCTTACCGGAGCATTGTGTGCCAGGCTCACACCCAGGGCTTTACTGATATCGTCTCCATTGACCCTACGGTAACCGCCTGAGGGTAAACCTGACCCTGTTGACAGATGAATGTCCCAGGTGTGGTGGCATTTGCTTGAGGCCACAGGATGTGGATGCGAAGtggctggggcagggcctggcacatggagGTGGTGCtgagagggcccaggccctacagGCCTTGGTTTGTCCCGTGCTCTCAGTTTAGGATCTGACCACTAcccccccagccctgggcagttGGGACTCTCTGGGGGCAGGTGCACAGTGCACCTTTGCTGGCCTCTACCTGGCGAGGCTGGGTCACCCCCTCTCAGGGCACAAGAGCCTCCATCGGGCCAGGTGACCCCACCTTGCTCTCTAGGAGGCTCCTGGCAGTGGATGCTATGGGTCTGTGAAGGGGGATGTTTTGGGGACCGCTGTCCACTGCACTGTATGTCGCTGGGCAGCACAGCCCCTCTCTTGCTGTTCTCCGCAGCCATGCCCAGCATTCGGTTAAATGCCTGCCAGGCATTGGGCAGACCTGTCCCGCCCTCTCTGAGCTCATGAGGGCCACCTGGCAGgctctattcctgggagggccagGGTGCGCACAGTGGAAGGCTGTGTGCCTGGGGCCCTGGGGCCCGAGTCCTCACCCAGGCCAGGGTTGGCCCCTGCCCTCCTGTCCCCTCCTCATCACGGGTCCCGACATCTTTCGGCCTCTGGGTGTCCCTCTGTTTATCCACGTTGGTTCTGCCTGTGCCCCTGTCTGCCTTCCTTTGTGGCTGGGTAGGCACATGGGgctgtgcccccacccccaccctgaggCTGCAGCCCCCTCGTCTTGGGGCCATTGGGCTCCTCCTAGGCCTTAGGAAAGGGGGACCACCAGGATGACACAGCGCAGTCTGGGGGCCTGACAGGGGGTTTGGTAGGAGCTTCCCAGGGCTGGGCCTCCTGGGTCTGGATAAAGACCAGTTGGCGAGGCCGCCCGGGGTGGGAGGCATGGAGACAGGCATCCATGTGGATGCCCGCTGCGGCCCCTGGGCGGCTGAGGTGTGGCAGTGCCCTAGCAACGGCAAAGGCTGTCCATGGCCGGAGGCAGCTTCCTGAGGGCGGTGAAGACAGGACACCACGAGGGGGCTGTGGCGCGAGTGTGCCGGGTGTTGGGTCACGCTATTGACCTCTGGGCTTGGGCGCTGTGGCCGCAGTGGCTTCGCGCTGCTTTCAGCTCGAGCAGGTAGAGGCAAGGGAGGGCCGAGGTCTGGACTCGCTCGATCACCAAGCCAGATGGAAGCCTGGCTGGTGCTGAGATGGTGGCCGCAGTGCCCTGGGGCCTCGAGCGGAAGGAGCCCGGCCGCTTCCTGCTGTCGCCCGCAGGGCCCCGAGCCTCAGAGTGGCCGAGTGGGACCATTTCTGTCAACATCCCTATCGCTGTCCTTGTCTTGCTGTCACCCCACAAGTTGTCACCAGCCCCGCGTAGGAGGCACAAAGCCGCCTCCAGAGGATCCTCTGCCGGCCACTGCTCACCGGGCGGCTCCCACACCTGGACTTCTTCCTGCTCCCCATTCAGTGGCTTTTTATCTGGTGTCGGAAGCTGAGCCCACGTGTGTGAATCGGGAGGCGCCAGAtggctctttctttctctccagacGCCTTGGAGGGGACAGAGGGGCGTGCTGCCTGGCACCCCTGCCTCTTCCCTGCTTCAGCCACCAGGGTTAGTTCACTGGTGACGGCAGCCATGCTGGGCGTTGCAGGGGACCAGACCTCGGCCATCTCCAATCTCGACTCTCTCCCTTCTTGCGGGCTGCCTATGCACTTCCCAGGGCCACAGTTGGTGGCAGGTGGGGGAACTGAGGCTGGGCAGGCCAGTGGTTTGCCCTAAGGCCCCCACAATCCAGCAGGTAGTGGTGTGAGCCTGGACCGAGGTGCCCATCCTCTGTAGCGGGACATGCAGTGTGCACGGTGCTGTGGCCCATCCCCAGGAGAGGCTCAATAGAGGTCGGAGGCTGTGCGCCCCGCACGGGCAGGCCGGCCGCATTTTGTTACCTGGGGGATGGTACCTTTGCTGCCACCTCTGCTGGGGCAGGTCCATCCAGGGGACGTCCATTGGGAGCTCCTAGTTGCCGGCTACCGTGGGACAGGCCCCAGTTGTGCTCAcaaagttactcttttttaaaAGAGCTGACCTGGATGACTGTCCTGGGCGAGTGGGATATGGGATGTTGGGGCTGGACTCGCTGGGCCGGCTGCTTTGGGACCCCAAGGAGAGAGGACGGGTCACCGTGGGCCCTGCCCTGCCGTCCATCTCTGGGCCTCTTCCTCCCCAGCCACTtgctctctcctcttctgcctcatGTTCtcgtctcccctctcccctccctcatccACGGTTGCCCGACCCCCTTGCCCCCCCCTTCCCCTGCCCCGCCCACCCTGGAGGAGTTGGGCGGCTCTGCCAGCCCTGCagactgtttggaatagtttaaaTGCTTTGACACTCGGCTGTACTGGATGGCAGGGCGGCAGTTTACTGGGTAATTCATATGCAAAACTGCACTATAAATTTCCTGGCTGTCTCAGTTGCCGTGGCACCACGAAGCATTTCTCCACGTACAGTACAGTATTTCTGCCATCTTTGTTTGCATTGCAGTGAGTCATCAAAAGTCTGTCTTGTACCGACACCCGGAGCGTGCATTCCTCTGGCACCAACACTCCACTGTTTTTAAAGCCGGGGCTGGGAGCTGGCATTTACTTCGGCTCCCAAATCAAAGGCGGCTATTCATTCCCGAGAGCTGCCTGAATGTCCGTCTGCATCCGGCCTCTTCATTGAGATGCTGTGCGCTGCCCCGGAGAGCCAGGCTGGGTGCAGCTGAGCTGCGGCCGCTGAGCCCGGCGCGGAgcctctctgccctcctcctcctcctcctcctcctcctcctcctcctcctcctcctcctcctcctcctcctctcccggcTCCTtgcgccctccccaccccaagggCTCCCTCTCCGTTTGCTGCATTCCCGGAGCAGCTGGCGGCTGCGGGCGGCCGGCGTGCGGGCAAGCCTGCCCCTGCCAGGCTGAGCGGGCAGTGCCGGGGCCACCGGCGGCAGCGGCCAAAGGTAGGTCTCCCCTGCTGGCCGGCGCCACCCGGCCGGGCCAGCAACTTCTCCGCAGTGGGGGCACTGCGGGCCCTCTCCGGAGCGGCCGCCCACCTGCCCAACTCCTGTCGGCCAGCCGGGGTTGGGGTCCCAGGCACTCCGCCCTCTGTCCTCCCTCCGCCAGGCCAGCCGGCACGGCGCCTCTGCGGCCGCCTGCACTTTCCTCCCGTGGGACAGAGCGGCCCTTTGTGCGGGCGCCGGCTGCGCGGAGTTGGGTCGGCGCCTTCTCCGACCCGTCCGTCCCCAGCCCCCCTTCTCTGATTGGGGCAGCAGATCAACAGCGCTGGAGCCCCGGCCCCAGCCCCTGGGGCGCCCTTGCTGGTCCCTCCCCCCAGTGTCCCCATGACCCCTTTAGTCACCTGGGCTGGGACCGAGCCAGCAGGGATTGGCCAGCGTTGGAAGCTGGGGGACCAGGAGGGCGTGCAAGTGGGGCTGCGACAGGCTCCCAACTACTGGTCTGGCCGCTGGGTGCCTGACGGCGGCTCAGGGACCTGGGGAGCCGGGCTGCAGGCGGGGCACCCTGTGCAGCTCAGAGCCCCTCGAGCCCTGGAGATCTTTGCAGGAGAGGGAGCAGAGATGGCGGAGCACTTTCAGAGCCCGCCTGAGTTCTCCCAGCTTCAACTCACTTCCCGGGGTGCCCCCACCCCTTACCCTGGACGAGGGGATGAGGGGGCTGGCTCCCCAGCCAGTGGGGCAGAAGTCCCCCCTGCGGGCCCTCTGCGTGGTTGCTCTGAGGGCAAAGAGGAAAAACCAGAAAGCTAAAGCCTCCGGAGACCCCCCGAAGACCCCCTGGGCGCCCTGCCCCCTCTCCCGGGGCTCTGGCCCCTCCCAGGGGAAAGGCTGCCAGGGGCTCCTTTGCTGCTAACTTTTTCCTGGGAGAAGAGTCTACCTGCGCCCTCGCCCCTCCCCAGCGCCGCGGGGCTGAGCTGCCCGGTCCCGTCGCGCTGCCGTGCAGGCCTCTTTCTTGTCTTCTTAGGACGGGGTGTCTCCCGGCCCCCGTAGGCTCAAGCTCTTGGCTGGGGGGGCTCTGGGAGTACCCCGGGGTGGTGAGGGGCATCCTGCTGGCTGGGCATGCAACTGGGGCTTCTCGTAACTGGGTAGAGGAGGGCATGGGGTGCTTGGGGGGCGCGTTTCCTTAGCCTTTTGTGGGGGTGGGCGGCTGGACGTCCGGGAACCTGACTGTGTCCCCCATGCCCTCTCTCCCACAGATGTGCCCGCTCGGGCCACTCCCGCGCTGAGAGTCTGAGGCGTGCCCGCCGGCGCCTGCCCACCATGTCGCAGATGCTGCACATCGAGATCCCCAACTTCGGGAACACCGTGCTCGGCTGCCTCAACGAGCAACGCCTGCTGGGCCTCTACTGCGATGTGTCCATTGTGGTCAAGGGCcaggccttcaaggcccaccGGGCCGtcctggccgccagcagcctcTACTTCCGAGACCTGTTCAGCGGCAACAGCAAGAGCGCCTTTGAGCTGCCGGGCACGGTGCCCCCCGCCTGCTTCCAGCAGATCCTGTCCTTCTGCTACACGGGCAGGCTGACCATGGCGGCCAGCGAGCAGCTCGTGGTCATGTACACGGCCGGCTTCCTGCAGATCCAGCACATCGTGGAGCGCGGCACAGACCTCATGTTCAAGGTGAGCTCGCCCCACTGCGACTCGCAGACCGCTATGATCGAGGACGCCAGCTCCGAGCCCCAGAGCCCCTGCAACCAGCTGCAGCCGGCCACTGCCACGGCCGCTCCCCCCTACGTCGTGTCCCCCTCCGTGCCCATCCCGCTACTGACCCGCGTGAAGCATGAAGCCATGGAGCTGCCGCCGGCCGCCGGCCCGGGCCTGGCGTCTAAGCGCCCGCTGGAGACGGGGCCCCGGGATGGTGCGACAGTGGCAGCGGGTGCTGCTGTGGCGGCAGGCGTGGCCCCTCTCAAGCTGCCCCGGGTCTCCTACTATGGGGTGCCCAGCCTGGCCACCCTCATCCCCAGCATCCAGCAGGTGCCCTACTCCCAGGGGGAGAGGACCAGTCCAGGGGCCAGCAGCCTGCCCACCACCGACAGCCCCACCTCCTACCACAatgaggaggacgaggaggacgACGAGGCCTACGACACGATGGTGGAGGAGCCGTACGGCCAGATGTACATCAAGGCCACAGGCAGCTATGCAGGTAACGTGCGTGGGGGCCCACCCTGTGCTGCTGCAGTGGCCACCTGCCGGCGGGCATGGGTGGGCTGCTAGGTCCTATGTGGGCACCGGAGCAGAGCTGACGTCTGCCCTGTGGCGCTCACAGCCTGGCTGGGAAGACGGCACACCTGGGGGCCAGGCCAGCTCGCTCGGGGAGGCCGCTGTGCTAGAGATGTGCGGGCCCAGCAGGGAAGAGTCCTCACCCAGACGGGCTGAGCTGGCAGGAGCTGAGACCTGGGACAGGAGCAGGACTTAGGTCAGCCCTGCAGGCCTCAGCTAAGGACTTGCAACTTCATCCTGGATGAGATGAGAGGCCACAGGCGAGTATTCAGCTGAGTGAAAACGGCTGGAAGCTGCAGTATTGCATGTGGGACAAGGTTCCATGCTCCCCTGGGCAAGTGAAGAGACTGAGGGCCTCAGTGGACTAAGGACCTGCCAGAGGGCTTAGAGGGTACTGTGTGACCCAGGCTGGTTACTCACCTGCTCGAGACCTCAGTGACCTTGTCTGGTACCATGAGCGCCCCGGCAGGCCCGTCTCCATGACCATTGACCTCAGCCCTTTCTCCACCCATGTGGTCTTGCCTCTCCGTGAGGCCAGAGATTCCCCTGTACCCGTCCCTTTTGCCACCACCTCCCTAGCCCAGCCCCAAGGGACAGGCAGGAAGTGCCTGTTGAACTGAATGAGCTGCCCCCCCCAAGTTAGTTTTGGGAGTGGGGCTCCCCTCTTTGGGACCTGTAAACCTGAGATGCCCTCATTTGAGATGCCTGGCGTTGGAGACTGCATTACAGTCCCCAGAGACAGGTCAGGATTTGCTGGGCAGAGGGTCCCGTAGTTGGGGCCTGGATCAGGTATCCCCCTGTGTTCCGTGTTCCCCGAAAACTGGCTGTGTGCCTGGGCCCGCTGCCTGCCCTGATTTGCATGCAGGGCCCGTGTCCAGTGGACAGCCACAGACAGTGCTGTGCCAGCAGGCAGTGACGTCCCAGGGCTGGGGCCCCGAGGGGCAGTGTGGGGACTCTGTCCTCTCCTCTGTCCCCCCACCCCGTGTCCTTGTGCTCTGATGGGATAGACGCTCCGCCCCACCTCTCCCCCCTCGGTCTGCTCCTCGACCTCCAGGCAGGTGCTCGTCCGTCGGAGCAGGGGGCAGGAGCAGAGGGGGCCAAGAATGCCCACCAGCTCAGGCCCTGGACAGCCAGGCCCCGGAGCGGCCGAGGACTGGAAAGCTGGGTCTCGGCCTCTGGTCTGGCCAACTCGGTTCCCTCTCAGAGCTGCGGGGGAGGACTGCCCTGGGTGCCCCCACCCCTAGGGGCTGTGGGTGATGGTTTTTCCCTAGAACTCATTACTTCATTTAAATACCTATTGTCGTGTTTGCATGAATTCCACGAGATGCTAGTGCAGACCACCTGGATCTAGATTTGGTTTCTCCTTTCAGTGGTAGAGGGTAGGGCGGGGTGTTCCCCATAGGAAGAAACCTGCAAGCTGTGGCCCAGCCCTCCAGAGGGCCTACGGGGCTCCTGGCATGCGGGGACCTTCAGGAACCCTGCCCATGTACATGTTCCTCTGCCCCCTGGTGACAGCCACCAGGGAGTTGGGGGAAGTGCTACGTGGAGCCCCAGACCGGGCCAGAGGGAGCTGGGGCGGCTCCCAAACCCCTTCCCCAGGACCGCAGGGCACGTGGGCTTAGGGCAGACCCCCACAGTCCTTGAGGACTACCCTCATGCCAGCAGCTGGACCGGGCTCTGGAGGAGTCAGGGCAGAATCTGCCAAGGGCCCAggggtgggggctgcccaccagtGGCCCATGGCAGGGCACTGCAGAGCCAGGAGAGGACTCCGGCTGCCGGTCGTCTCCTTAGGGTCCTCCCTGCGCAGCCCCGCCCAGCCAGGGTGGCCTCGAGCCTTGGCGTGTTCAGGATGGTGAGAAACCGGACAGGTGTTGGGAGTGCTGAGTGCTGGTGGCACACGGTAGCCCATCTGAATGCACCTGCCCCTCCCGCTGGATGAGCCTGGCGCCCTCTTCTCGCCTGGACAGTGGGGCCCACTTGTATCCCTGGGTTTTCCAAGGAGCCAGTGGGACAGTGGCCATGGAAAGgccagagttggggctgggaggCAAGCTGCCCCACTGCTGGGACCGTGACTGAGCTCACCAGCTCCCTGGCCCCAGAACTCAGATGAGATGCTGAGTCCTGCTGAGGCCAGGGGTGCAGACCCGGCCCAAGGCTGTGGGCTTGAAGGGGCCACCCCGCCTTGGGTGACAGGAAGGAGTCCTGCGGCCATCACGGCCCCTTGACCCCGTCTCCCCTGGGCATGTGGGAGGTAGGACTGGGTGGTGGGAAGCTGGGAGACTGGAGGGGCAGTGGGTGGGGCGCAGGGTGTGGCCGGCCCCCTCCTGCTGACCCAGGATCTACAGTCTGGGTTTTCTCCTCCGTGAGCCCAtaagtggggcagggagggggtgtgTGATTTCTTGGTTAGAATCTAGGTTATTGGCAGTGACGTCGCTGGCATCACCGGGCGCCGGGCGTGCTGGGAAGAGatttgtgggggtgggggccttGGGGGCAAGCAGACAGGCCTGTCCCCAAAGGCTGGCTGCCCCTCAGGTGCTGGTGCCCGGTACCCAGGGCTCTCTCTGCACTGGCCTGGCCTGTTCAGAGGACCTTCTCATACCCCCTCAGGTGGCCAAATGGCCTGCTGCCCCAGCCTTCGGCCTGGACAAGGGTTGGGCAGAGCTCTCTTTGAGCTGGTGAAATCTGGAATGTTCTAAGGTGCACCCCTATGGCATAAGGACACTCAGgagtcccttctcctttctggcctcagtttccccacctgccaAGGGAGTGGTTGGCCTGAGTGACCGTCAAGGGTCTTTTGACCAGCATCGTCTGTGCAGGAAAGCGTGGAGCACCACACTGGCGACCCCGTCTCCACCCTGCCCTCAAGAAGAACCACTAGCAGCTCCT encodes the following:
- the NACC2 gene encoding nucleus accumbens-associated protein 2, giving the protein MSQMLHIEIPNFGNTVLGCLNEQRLLGLYCDVSIVVKGQAFKAHRAVLAASSLYFRDLFSGNSKSAFELPGTVPPACFQQILSFCYTGRLTMAASEQLVVMYTAGFLQIQHIVERGTDLMFKVSSPHCDSQTAMIEDASSEPQSPCNQLQPATATAAPPYVVSPSVPIPLLTRVKHEAMELPPAAGPGLASKRPLETGPRDGATVAAGAAVAAGVAPLKLPRVSYYGVPSLATLIPSIQQVPYSQGERTSPGASSLPTTDSPTSYHNEEDEEDDEAYDTMVEEPYGQMYIKATGSYAVQEKPEPVPLESRSCVLIRRDLVALPASLISQIGYRCHPKLYSEGDPGEKLELVAGSGVCITRGQLMNCHLCAGVKHKVLLRRLLATFFDRNTLANSCGTGIRSSTSDPSRKPLDSRVLNAVKLYCQNFAPSFKESEMNVIAADMCTNARRVRKRWLPKIKSMLPEGVEMYRTVMGSSAAGVPLDPEFPPAAAQVFEQRIYAERRGDAATIVALRTDAVNVDLGAANPAFEASEVADGAGSVIQEVAAPEPLPADGQSPGQPFEQGSASSSRPPTPAARRQEGSYTGTL